The Candidatus Tectomicrobia bacterium genome includes a window with the following:
- the leuC gene encoding 3-isopropylmalate dehydratase large subunit: MSERTLYDKVWDSHTVAKLPTGQDQVFIGLHLVHEVTTPQAFDILKERGLRVAFPERTVATVDHIIPTLVQIRPFEDAQAEEMFAALEKNVDENGIRFLHLGTGRQGIVHVIGPELGLSQPGMTIACGDSHTSTHGAVGSLGFGIGTTEVAHVLATQTLALSRLKVRRINVTGELRPGVFPKDVILRIIHDLGINGGLGHAYEYGGAVFDKMTMEGRMTVCNMSIEGGARIGYVNPDEATLAYLKGRDFAPQGEAFDKAAAYWKSVASEKDAAYDHVFDIEGESIEPMVTWGINPGHSVGISEKLPRLSDFEGEDRRTAEQAYAFMGLKAGDAIQGTKIDVAFLGSCTNSRLTDLREGARILKGRKVNPKVKMLVVPGSQKVKEQAEAEGLHAIFMEAGAEWRGAGCSMCLGMNPDKLVGSERSISSSNRNFIGRQGSPKGRTHLGSPAMVAASAIEGCLTDPREF; encoded by the coding sequence ATGTCCGAGCGGACGCTCTACGACAAGGTGTGGGACAGCCATACGGTGGCCAAGCTGCCGACCGGCCAGGACCAGGTCTTCATCGGGCTCCACCTCGTCCACGAGGTGACCACCCCCCAGGCCTTCGACATCCTGAAGGAGCGGGGGCTCAGGGTGGCCTTCCCGGAGCGCACGGTCGCCACGGTGGACCACATCATCCCCACCCTCGTCCAGATCCGGCCCTTCGAGGACGCGCAGGCGGAGGAGATGTTCGCCGCCCTCGAGAAGAACGTGGACGAGAACGGCATCCGCTTCCTCCACCTGGGCACCGGGCGGCAGGGCATCGTCCACGTCATCGGTCCCGAACTCGGGCTGAGCCAGCCGGGGATGACCATCGCCTGCGGGGACAGCCACACGAGCACCCACGGCGCCGTGGGCTCGCTCGGCTTCGGCATCGGCACGACCGAGGTGGCCCACGTGCTGGCCACGCAGACCCTCGCCCTGAGCCGGTTGAAGGTGCGCCGCATCAACGTGACGGGGGAGCTCAGGCCCGGCGTCTTCCCCAAGGACGTGATCCTGCGCATCATCCACGACCTCGGCATCAACGGCGGGCTCGGCCACGCCTACGAGTACGGCGGCGCCGTCTTCGACAAGATGACGATGGAGGGGCGCATGACCGTCTGCAACATGAGCATCGAGGGCGGCGCGCGCATCGGCTACGTGAACCCCGACGAAGCCACCCTCGCCTATCTGAAGGGCCGGGATTTCGCCCCCCAGGGGGAGGCCTTCGACAAGGCCGCGGCCTACTGGAAATCGGTGGCCTCCGAGAAGGACGCCGCCTACGACCACGTCTTCGACATCGAGGGGGAATCGATTGAGCCGATGGTGACCTGGGGCATCAATCCCGGCCACTCGGTCGGCATCTCGGAGAAGCTCCCCAGGCTCTCGGACTTCGAGGGGGAGGACCGGCGCACGGCCGAGCAGGCCTATGCCTTCATGGGCCTCAAGGCGGGGGACGCCATCCAGGGCACCAAGATCGACGTGGCCTTCCTGGGCTCGTGCACCAACTCCCGGCTCACGGACCTCCGCGAGGGGGCGCGCATCCTGAAGGGGAGGAAGGTGAACCCCAAGGTGAAGATGCTCGTCGTGCCGGGCTCCCAGAAGGTGAAGGAGCAGGCCGAGGCGGAGGGCCTCCACGCGATCTTCATGGAGGCCGGGGCCGAGTGGCGCGGGGCGGGGTGCTCCATGTGCCTGGGCATGAACCCGGACAAGCTCGTGGGCTCCGAGCGGAGCATCTCCTCCTCGAACCGCAACTTCATCGGCCGGCAGGGGAGCCCAAAGGGCCGCACCCACCTGGGCAGCCCGGCCATGGTGGCCGCCTCGGCCATCGAGGGCTGCCTCACCGACCCGAGGGAGTTCTAG
- a CDS encoding TRAP transporter permease — protein sequence MPMERIKRLANVKNLIFAVSLIMFVWLIWYFYTGFGGPSELATYLLPIALILQILILHRDNGLYPSLSGPTKNAIVACYVGICLYAFIYFFLDYEEIAIYRQGSYTTQDFIVGLLVFLLVMELSRICHNELFWVNVVLVAYTMWGYLSPIDFFWHPGTTFYRVVTSSTVELATGIYGLYAQIALTLIAAFMLLAGTASGFEAQNAMVMVMRRLAGRSRQLVTQTAVLASASLGLVSGSGAANAAVVGSFTIPLMKRYGVPAAFAAAVETAASMGGLIMPPMMAVAGFLMAEFLGVPYWDVVIRGFALAFVYYSTVSLSVYLLSVRLLPPEPIPLQAVPRYDQVKTAIFFLSVGFLLMLMGWLNYGSLRAALFTALFMFILLLLAFLYFKNLLKDPEAGKETFLGNVRRAIETHAEMTSYLTLMLATLGIMIGLFTVTGFINRMGAILLELGAWSVIATILMAWVFGWLAGAGLPPTATYIILAVIVVDPLRKLGIDPWVAHFFAFLIAVWGELSPPTSLTAAVAARIAEASFMQTMWLALKLCLPITLMSFAIFVRQDIVVNPGWAQIADMLLIVIGCCGMTCAIFGRFFDRAGANWMFRAALALFSLAVLLHPNDKVAVAAAVFLLPATIYGIWRHRLVAPPKGELQPRPAT from the coding sequence ATGCCGATGGAGCGAATCAAGCGCCTCGCCAACGTCAAGAATCTGATCTTCGCCGTCTCGTTGATCATGTTCGTCTGGCTGATCTGGTACTTCTACACGGGCTTTGGCGGCCCGAGCGAGCTCGCCACCTACCTCTTGCCGATCGCGCTGATCCTGCAAATCCTGATTCTCCACCGGGATAACGGCCTCTACCCTTCCCTTTCCGGCCCCACGAAAAACGCCATCGTCGCGTGCTACGTCGGCATCTGCCTTTATGCCTTCATTTACTTCTTTCTCGACTACGAGGAGATTGCGATCTACCGGCAGGGATCCTACACCACACAGGACTTCATCGTGGGCCTGCTGGTCTTCCTCCTGGTGATGGAGCTGTCCCGGATCTGCCATAACGAGTTGTTCTGGGTGAACGTCGTGCTGGTCGCCTACACCATGTGGGGGTACCTGAGCCCGATCGATTTCTTCTGGCACCCTGGGACCACCTTCTACCGGGTCGTCACCTCGAGCACCGTCGAGCTCGCCACCGGCATCTACGGGCTTTACGCCCAGATCGCGCTGACGCTGATCGCGGCTTTCATGCTCCTGGCGGGTACCGCGAGCGGCTTCGAGGCGCAGAATGCGATGGTCATGGTGATGCGGCGGCTCGCCGGCCGGTCGCGGCAGCTGGTCACGCAGACGGCGGTGCTCGCCTCGGCCTCGCTCGGATTGGTGAGCGGCAGCGGCGCCGCCAACGCCGCGGTGGTCGGCAGCTTCACGATTCCGCTGATGAAGCGCTACGGCGTGCCGGCGGCCTTCGCCGCCGCGGTGGAGACCGCGGCATCCATGGGCGGCCTCATCATGCCGCCGATGATGGCGGTGGCCGGCTTCTTGATGGCGGAGTTTCTCGGCGTGCCCTACTGGGACGTGGTGATCCGGGGCTTCGCCCTGGCCTTCGTCTACTACTCCACGGTTTCTCTCTCCGTCTACCTCCTGAGCGTGCGGCTGCTGCCGCCCGAGCCGATCCCGTTGCAGGCGGTGCCGCGCTACGACCAGGTCAAAACCGCCATCTTCTTCCTCTCGGTGGGCTTTCTGCTCATGCTCATGGGGTGGCTCAACTACGGCTCGCTGCGCGCCGCGCTATTCACCGCGCTCTTCATGTTCATACTCCTGCTCCTCGCGTTCCTCTATTTCAAGAACCTGCTGAAGGATCCGGAGGCCGGGAAGGAAACATTCCTCGGCAACGTCCGGCGCGCAATCGAAACGCACGCCGAGATGACGTCCTACCTGACGCTGATGCTGGCGACGCTCGGGATCATGATCGGCCTGTTCACGGTGACCGGCTTCATCAACCGCATGGGGGCGATCCTGCTCGAGCTCGGCGCGTGGAGCGTCATCGCCACCATCCTTATGGCGTGGGTCTTCGGCTGGCTGGCCGGCGCGGGCCTGCCGCCCACCGCCACCTACATCATCCTCGCGGTCATCGTGGTCGACCCCTTGCGCAAGCTCGGCATCGACCCCTGGGTCGCCCATTTCTTCGCGTTCCTGATCGCGGTCTGGGGCGAGCTGTCCCCGCCGACCTCCCTCACCGCCGCGGTCGCCGCGCGGATAGCGGAGGCCTCCTTCATGCAGACCATGTGGCTGGCGCTGAAGCTGTGCCTGCCCATCACCCTCATGTCCTTCGCCATCTTCGTGCGCCAGGATATCGTGGTGAATCCCGGGTGGGCCCAGATCGCGGACATGCTGCTCATCGTAATCGGCTGCTGCGGCATGACCTGCGCCATCTTCGGGCGCTTCTTCGACCGCGCCGGCGCCAATTGGATGTTCCGGGCCGCGCTGGCGCTGTTCTCGCTCGCGGTGCTTCTGCACCCGAACGACAAGGTGGCGGTCGCGGCGGCGGTCTTCCTGCTGCCGGCGACGATCTACGGCATCTGGCGCCACCGGCTGGTCGCGCCCCCGAAGGGCGAGCTCCAGCCGCGGCCCGCGACCTGA
- a CDS encoding tryptophan synthase subunit alpha, whose product MQKSSRLAACFERLRAEGRAGLFPFVTAGDPDLAFTRKLLPALARAGADGFELGVPFSDPLADGPTIQRASARALEAGTRLKDVLALVGDARRELPEAPIVLMTYYNPVIAFGEKNFAREAARAGADGVIVPDLPPEEGGPLLEAMRDFPLDAVFMLAPTSGRSRAEIVNRAGSGFIYYVGQMGVTGARDSLDAGLRGALEELRPIKNRPVLVGFGIKTPEQAADVGGYAEGVIVGSALIDAMEKEAGRAAKIEAASRYIGSLRKALEQSAAARPGGAGRSS is encoded by the coding sequence ATGCAGAAATCCTCCCGGCTCGCCGCCTGCTTCGAGCGCCTGCGCGCGGAGGGAAGGGCGGGGCTTTTTCCCTTCGTGACGGCGGGGGACCCGGACCTCGCTTTCACCCGGAAGCTCCTCCCGGCCCTGGCCCGCGCCGGGGCGGACGGCTTCGAGCTCGGCGTCCCCTTCAGCGATCCCCTGGCGGACGGCCCGACCATCCAGCGCGCGAGCGCCCGGGCCCTGGAGGCCGGCACCCGGCTCAAGGACGTGCTCGCCCTCGTGGGGGACGCGCGGAGGGAGCTCCCGGAGGCCCCCATCGTCCTGATGACCTACTACAACCCGGTCATCGCCTTCGGGGAGAAGAACTTCGCCCGGGAGGCGGCGCGGGCGGGGGCGGACGGGGTGATCGTCCCGGACCTCCCGCCGGAGGAGGGCGGGCCGCTGCTCGAGGCGATGCGGGATTTCCCGCTGGACGCCGTGTTCATGCTCGCCCCGACGAGCGGCCGCTCGCGGGCCGAGATCGTGAACCGTGCGGGCAGCGGCTTCATCTATTATGTGGGGCAGATGGGAGTGACCGGGGCGCGCGACAGCCTGGACGCCGGCCTCCGCGGGGCGCTGGAGGAACTGCGCCCCATCAAGAACCGGCCGGTGCTGGTGGGCTTCGGCATCAAGACCCCCGAGCAGGCGGCCGACGTGGGCGGGTACGCCGAGGGGGTGATCGTGGGCAGCGCCCTCATCGACGCGATGGAGAAGGAGGCGGGCCGGGCGGCGAAGATTGAGGCCGCCTCCCGCTACATCGGCTCCCTTCGGAAGGCCCTGGAGCAATCGGCGGCGGCCCGCCCGGGCGGCGCCGGCCGGTCCTCCTGA
- a CDS encoding molybdenum cofactor biosynthesis protein MoaE produces MCRIVETPIDMQALAAHVEEAESGAVCTFAGLVRNHSRGQRVTHLEYQAYREMAEKKMRQVAEEIEERFGVTRLAMEHRVGALRIGEVAVGIAAASPHRDAAFKACRYAIDRIKQIVPIWKKEFGENGAVWVEECAVDAASAREPERPKK; encoded by the coding sequence ATCTGCCGGATCGTGGAAACCCCCATCGACATGCAGGCCCTGGCCGCCCACGTGGAGGAGGCGGAGTCCGGGGCGGTGTGCACCTTCGCCGGGCTCGTGCGGAACCACAGCCGCGGCCAGCGGGTGACCCACCTGGAGTACCAGGCCTACCGGGAGATGGCCGAGAAGAAGATGCGGCAGGTGGCCGAGGAGATCGAGGAGCGCTTCGGCGTCACCCGCCTGGCGATGGAGCACCGCGTGGGCGCGCTGCGGATCGGGGAGGTGGCCGTGGGCATCGCCGCCGCCTCGCCGCACCGCGACGCCGCCTTCAAGGCCTGCCGCTACGCCATCGACCGCATCAAGCAGATCGTGCCCATCTGGAAGAAGGAGTTCGGGGAGAACGGCGCCGTCTGGGTCGAGGAGTGCGCCGTGGACGCCGCCTCCGCCCGGGAGCCGGAGCGCCCGAAGAAATAA
- a CDS encoding SAM-dependent methyltransferase — protein sequence MPLASHPALARALEEALAGGPIPFRRYMELALHHPEGGYYAQPRPRIGAGGDFLTSPHQSPWFGRMAARQLQAVWEALGRPAVFPVLEYGAGEGWLAHDILAHASEGPVDGGFRAALEYVPIERSAAARERLGERLAPWASGRPGGPCARLNEWPPGQWAFEGAVLAHEFLDALPVHLLLRAEEGLKELHVERRGEGLALVEGPLSDPRLEGHFARLGIELAPGQRAEACPEAGEWVRAVAAKLKRGAILVWDYGYSARVLYGHERHEGTLRGYRGHTLEPNALARPGETDLTAHVDFTSLLRAAEGAGLRLGGFTDQMHFLLGLGLAEALASAEGADAARERRAVMGLLDPGGLGSAIKVMLLAKGLEETLFPAFSMKPEDRESYATLRE from the coding sequence ATGCCCCTCGCGTCCCATCCCGCCCTGGCGCGGGCCCTGGAGGAAGCGCTGGCCGGAGGGCCCATCCCCTTCCGGCGCTACATGGAGCTCGCCCTCCACCATCCCGAGGGGGGCTACTACGCCCAGCCCCGCCCGCGCATCGGGGCGGGGGGGGACTTCCTCACCAGCCCCCACCAGAGCCCCTGGTTCGGCCGCATGGCGGCCCGCCAGCTCCAGGCGGTCTGGGAGGCGCTCGGCCGCCCCGCCGTCTTCCCCGTCCTTGAGTACGGGGCGGGCGAGGGCTGGCTGGCCCATGACATCCTCGCCCACGCCTCCGAGGGACCCGTGGACGGGGGCTTCCGCGCGGCCCTTGAGTACGTGCCCATCGAGCGGAGCGCCGCCGCGCGCGAGCGCTTGGGCGAGCGCCTGGCGCCGTGGGCCTCCGGGCGCCCGGGCGGCCCCTGCGCCCGCCTCAACGAGTGGCCCCCGGGCCAATGGGCCTTCGAGGGCGCGGTCCTGGCCCATGAGTTCCTGGACGCCCTCCCCGTCCATCTCCTCCTCCGGGCGGAGGAGGGACTGAAGGAGCTCCACGTCGAGCGGCGCGGGGAGGGGCTCGCCCTCGTGGAAGGCCCCTTGTCCGACCCCCGGCTGGAGGGCCACTTCGCGCGCCTGGGGATCGAGCTCGCCCCCGGCCAGCGGGCGGAGGCCTGCCCGGAGGCGGGCGAGTGGGTCCGTGCCGTCGCCGCGAAACTCAAGCGCGGGGCGATTCTCGTGTGGGACTATGGCTACTCCGCCCGGGTCCTCTACGGCCACGAAAGGCACGAGGGGACGCTCCGGGGCTACCGCGGCCACACCCTGGAGCCAAACGCCCTGGCGCGGCCCGGGGAGACGGACCTGACCGCCCACGTGGACTTCACCTCCCTCCTCCGGGCCGCCGAGGGGGCGGGCCTCCGGCTGGGGGGCTTCACCGACCAGATGCACTTCCTGCTCGGGCTGGGGCTCGCCGAGGCGCTGGCGAGCGCGGAGGGGGCGGACGCCGCCCGCGAGCGGCGCGCCGTCATGGGGCTCCTCGACCCGGGCGGCCTCGGGAGCGCCATCAAGGTCATGCTGCTCGCGAAGGGGCTGGAGGAAACGCTGTTTCCTGCCTTCTCGATGAAGCCCGAGGACCGTGAGTCGTACGCGACGCTGCGGGAGTGA
- a CDS encoding immunogenic protein — protein MLNRRWIHRFGLILAALAAVSLASAAGPASAQERKSIRWATSNTGSYGYKVAASMVKVLEEALGGQYTITVNPYPSTTGAMKAAMDGGAEIGYTADVGMTQLYAREGGFKNYKPAKSLLVHAWYSYPMESFMAAPAAKAGQYKCWGDFSGKPVFFTTAGFMNWLNFQRIYKVLGYQFKHVQIDPATQSDAFQAGTIVGAVAYTTAGRSLASYWRETELRTDVKLINPCPNEVEKLKAAGLAIAEVDPKQAFSKDVGVAKVLGVPILFAYNVRPDMPEDVVYKMLSAFYNQRAVLAKADPGFTPMARDFVGMQVQGINANPHIPVHAGMAKFLKEHKAWNDKWKIAK, from the coding sequence ATGTTAAACAGGAGATGGATTCATCGATTTGGCCTGATCCTGGCGGCCCTGGCCGCCGTCTCGCTGGCCTCGGCGGCCGGGCCGGCTTCCGCCCAGGAGCGAAAGTCAATCCGCTGGGCCACGTCGAACACGGGCTCCTACGGCTACAAGGTGGCGGCCTCGATGGTCAAGGTGCTCGAGGAGGCGCTCGGCGGCCAGTACACCATCACCGTCAACCCGTATCCCTCGACCACCGGCGCCATGAAGGCCGCGATGGATGGCGGGGCGGAGATCGGCTACACGGCCGACGTCGGAATGACCCAGCTCTACGCGCGCGAGGGCGGGTTCAAGAACTACAAGCCGGCCAAGAGCTTGCTGGTGCACGCCTGGTACTCCTACCCGATGGAGTCGTTCATGGCGGCCCCCGCCGCCAAGGCCGGCCAGTACAAGTGCTGGGGCGACTTCAGCGGCAAGCCGGTCTTCTTCACCACCGCCGGCTTCATGAACTGGCTGAACTTCCAGCGCATCTACAAGGTGCTCGGCTACCAGTTCAAGCACGTGCAGATCGACCCCGCGACCCAGTCGGACGCGTTCCAGGCCGGCACGATCGTCGGCGCCGTCGCCTACACGACCGCCGGCCGCTCGCTCGCCTCCTACTGGCGCGAGACAGAGCTGCGCACGGACGTGAAGCTGATCAACCCCTGCCCGAACGAGGTCGAGAAGCTGAAGGCGGCGGGCCTCGCCATCGCGGAGGTCGACCCGAAGCAGGCCTTCAGCAAGGACGTCGGCGTGGCGAAGGTCCTGGGCGTGCCCATCCTCTTCGCCTACAACGTGCGCCCAGACATGCCGGAGGACGTCGTCTACAAGATGCTCTCCGCGTTCTACAACCAGCGCGCGGTGCTGGCGAAGGCGGACCCGGGCTTCACCCCGATGGCGCGCGACTTCGTGGGCATGCAGGTGCAGGGAATCAACGCCAATCCCCATATCCCCGTGCACGCCGGGATGGCCAAGTTCCTGAAAGAGCACAAGGCGTGGAACGACAAGTGGAAGATCGCCAAGTAA
- a CDS encoding phosphoribosylanthranilate isomerase encodes MIRIKICGVTTPEDARFALDCGADALGLNFVPGTPRCLEADAAQKLAAALPPFGVRVGVFVNEDPRRIEQIARKAGLDAVQLHGDEPPGDCHWLQERGLRVIRALRVRGPETLAEAGRFPGCAILLDAYAEGKPGGTGKIFDWSLARELAGRRTVILSGGLRPENVTQAIQEVRPYGVDVSSGVEGDAPGRKDPERVRRFIENARGVFAAMGEA; translated from the coding sequence ATGATTCGGATCAAGATTTGCGGCGTCACCACCCCGGAGGATGCCCGCTTCGCCCTGGACTGCGGGGCGGACGCCCTGGGCCTGAACTTCGTGCCCGGCACCCCCCGATGCCTGGAGGCCGACGCCGCCCAAAAGCTGGCCGCTGCGCTGCCTCCCTTCGGCGTCCGGGTGGGCGTCTTCGTGAACGAGGATCCCCGGCGCATCGAGCAGATCGCCCGGAAGGCCGGGCTGGACGCCGTCCAGCTCCACGGGGACGAGCCCCCCGGGGACTGCCACTGGCTCCAGGAGCGGGGCCTGCGGGTCATCCGGGCGCTGCGCGTCCGGGGGCCGGAGACCCTGGCCGAGGCCGGGCGCTTCCCGGGCTGCGCCATCCTCCTGGACGCTTACGCCGAGGGGAAGCCAGGGGGGACGGGGAAGATTTTCGACTGGTCCCTGGCCCGGGAGCTGGCCGGGCGGCGCACCGTCATCCTCTCGGGCGGGCTCAGGCCCGAGAACGTGACCCAGGCCATCCAGGAGGTCCGCCCCTACGGGGTGGACGTGAGCAGCGGGGTGGAAGGAGACGCGCCCGGCCGGAAGGACCCGGAGCGGGTGCGCCGCTTCATCGAGAACGCGCGCGGGGTGTTCGCCGCGATGGGAGAGGCATGA
- a CDS encoding isopropylmalate isomerase translates to MGAEKGTVIRQIRGKAIPLPGDDIDTDRITPARFLKAITFTGIEKALFCDERELTPDHPIDNLAHRGARLMFVGKNFGSGSSRESAPQAIQRFGIQALVGVSFAEIFAGNSFAIGMPLATASAENAARLIAHAQRHPQTEFVLDLEKLTVSFGGESLPVEMQENRRRSFLAGTWDMLTNLEANLPRVREVASGLPYMAGFTIGERGDRVGRV, encoded by the coding sequence ATGGGCGCGGAGAAGGGCACCGTCATCCGCCAGATCCGGGGGAAGGCCATCCCCCTGCCGGGGGACGACATCGACACCGACCGCATCACCCCGGCACGGTTCCTGAAGGCCATCACCTTCACCGGCATCGAGAAGGCCCTCTTCTGCGACGAGCGGGAGCTCACGCCCGACCACCCTATCGACAACCTGGCCCACCGGGGCGCCCGGCTCATGTTCGTGGGCAAGAACTTCGGCTCGGGCTCCTCCCGCGAGAGCGCCCCCCAGGCCATCCAGCGCTTCGGCATCCAGGCCCTCGTCGGGGTGTCCTTCGCGGAAATATTCGCGGGCAACTCCTTCGCCATCGGGATGCCCCTGGCGACCGCCTCGGCGGAGAACGCCGCCCGCCTCATCGCCCACGCCCAAAGGCACCCCCAGACGGAGTTCGTCCTGGACCTCGAGAAGCTCACGGTGAGCTTCGGCGGCGAGAGCCTGCCGGTCGAGATGCAGGAGAACCGGCGCAGGTCCTTCCTGGCCGGCACCTGGGACATGCTCACCAACCTGGAGGCCAACCTGCCCAGGGTGCGGGAGGTGGCCTCTGGGCTTCCCTACATGGCCGGATTCACCATCGGCGAGAGAGGCGATCGCGTTGGGCGCGTATAA
- the trpB gene encoding tryptophan synthase subunit beta yields MATAPAEPKGRFGKFGGQFVPETLMPALEELEAAYAEARSDPAFHAELASYLKVYVGRPTPLYHAARLSARLGTLKVYLKREDLCHTGAHKINNTLAQALLARRLGKRRLIAETGAGQHGVATATAAALFGLECDVYMGEEDVARQALNVFRMRLLGARVIPVTSGSRTLKDATNETLRDWTASVRTTHYIIGSVVGPHPFPTMIRDFQSVIGREAREQAQAAEGRLPDCCVACVGGGSNAIGLFHPFVEDRAVQLIGVEAAGRGIETGEHGASLTAGRPGVLHGCRTFLLYDDDGQIIPAHSVSAGLDYPGVGPEHAHLKDTGRARYVAVDDRQALRAFRELARLEGIIPALESAHAIAYLETLAKEAGGGAARPKVAVVCLSGRGDKDVQQAEGLLQEMLDERAEGRG; encoded by the coding sequence ATGGCCACGGCCCCGGCCGAGCCCAAGGGGCGCTTCGGGAAGTTCGGGGGGCAGTTCGTCCCCGAGACGCTGATGCCCGCCCTGGAGGAGCTGGAGGCGGCCTACGCGGAGGCGCGGAGCGATCCGGCCTTCCACGCGGAGCTCGCCTCGTACCTCAAGGTCTACGTCGGGCGCCCCACCCCGCTCTACCACGCGGCCCGGCTCTCGGCGAGGCTCGGGACCCTCAAGGTCTATCTCAAGCGCGAGGACCTCTGCCACACCGGCGCCCACAAGATCAACAACACGCTCGCCCAGGCCCTGCTCGCGAGGCGGCTCGGCAAGCGGCGCCTCATCGCCGAGACGGGGGCGGGGCAGCACGGCGTGGCCACCGCCACGGCGGCGGCCCTCTTCGGGCTGGAGTGCGACGTCTACATGGGCGAGGAGGACGTGGCCCGCCAGGCCCTCAACGTCTTCCGGATGCGGCTCCTGGGCGCCCGCGTCATCCCGGTCACCTCGGGGAGCCGCACCCTAAAGGACGCGACGAACGAGACACTGCGCGACTGGACGGCCTCGGTCCGCACCACCCACTACATCATCGGCTCGGTGGTGGGGCCGCATCCGTTTCCCACGATGATCCGCGACTTCCAGTCCGTCATCGGCCGCGAGGCGCGCGAGCAGGCGCAGGCCGCCGAGGGGCGCCTGCCCGACTGCTGCGTCGCCTGCGTGGGCGGGGGGAGCAACGCCATCGGCCTCTTCCATCCCTTCGTCGAGGATAGGGCCGTCCAGCTCATCGGGGTCGAGGCGGCGGGCCGGGGCATCGAGACGGGCGAGCACGGCGCCTCCCTCACGGCGGGGCGGCCGGGCGTTCTCCACGGCTGCCGGACCTTCCTCCTCTACGACGACGACGGCCAGATCATCCCCGCGCACTCGGTCTCGGCCGGGCTCGACTACCCCGGAGTGGGGCCAGAGCACGCCCATCTCAAGGACACGGGCCGGGCGCGCTACGTGGCGGTGGACGACCGCCAGGCGCTCCGGGCCTTCCGGGAGCTCGCCCGGCTCGAGGGCATCATCCCCGCCCTCGAGAGCGCCCACGCCATCGCCTACCTGGAAACGCTGGCGAAGGAGGCGGGCGGCGGCGCCGCGAGGCCCAAGGTCGCCGTGGTGTGCCTCTCCGGCCGGGGGGACAAGGACGTGCAGCAGGCCGAGGGCCTGCTCCAGGAGATGCTCGACGAGCGGGCGGAGGGGCGGGGCTGA
- a CDS encoding MoaD/ThiS family protein, which yields MQVLLKCFAWAREVTGEEDISVDIPDGGTVADLRARLEERYPVFAGRMESIAVSVNQEFAGDSAPIRPGDEVALIPPISGGRS from the coding sequence ATGCAAGTGCTTCTCAAGTGCTTCGCCTGGGCCCGGGAGGTGACGGGCGAGGAGGATATCTCGGTCGACATCCCCGACGGGGGGACGGTGGCCGACCTGCGCGCCCGCCTGGAGGAGCGCTACCCGGTCTTCGCCGGCCGCATGGAGTCCATCGCCGTCTCGGTGAACCAGGAGTTCGCCGGGGACTCGGCCCCCATCCGCCCGGGGGACGAGGTGGCCCTCATCCCTCCCATCAGCGGAGGACGCTCGTGA